Proteins from one Candidatus Desulfovibrio trichonymphae genomic window:
- the hemL gene encoding glutamate-1-semialdehyde 2,1-aminomutase, whose amino-acid sequence MDGISKRLFERAQSLIPGGVNSPVRACRNVDSLPLFIAKAHGCRLTDVDHREYIDFVLSWGPMILGHAEASVSEAMHGAVRRGTSYGAPCPDEVALAQEICEALPGVEMTRMVNSGTEAAMSALRLARAVTGRDKVVKFIGCYHGHADPFLAAAGSGVATFSIPGTPGIPGTVTADTLLLSYNNADAARQCFAAHGKNIAAVIVEPVAANMGLVPPVAGFLETLRDITATYGAILIFDEVITGFRAAYGGAQTRFAIDPDLTVLGKIIGGGLPVGAFGGKKCYMKQVAPGGKVYQAGTLSGNPLAMAAGLATLRMLKTLDYNALEKRTRDFAGELGHILRAKGVPAQTPSLASMFGIFFRDGEIRDFNDAEQCDQQLFTMFYKQMRAQGIYLAPSAFETGMVSFAHSEDDFAAALDAARFVKFD is encoded by the coding sequence ATGGACGGCATTTCAAAACGACTGTTTGAACGGGCGCAAAGCCTGATACCGGGAGGAGTGAACAGTCCGGTGCGCGCCTGCCGCAATGTGGACAGTCTGCCGCTTTTTATCGCAAAGGCGCACGGCTGCCGTCTGACAGACGTGGATCATCGCGAATACATTGATTTCGTGCTTTCCTGGGGCCCCATGATCTTGGGTCATGCGGAAGCTTCAGTCTCTGAGGCCATGCACGGAGCAGTGCGCCGTGGCACGAGTTATGGCGCGCCCTGTCCTGATGAAGTGGCTCTGGCCCAAGAAATATGTGAGGCTCTGCCCGGAGTGGAAATGACGCGCATGGTCAATTCCGGCACAGAAGCCGCCATGAGCGCCCTACGTCTTGCACGCGCAGTGACGGGCAGAGACAAAGTCGTCAAATTTATCGGATGTTATCATGGCCATGCCGATCCGTTTCTGGCCGCCGCCGGCTCTGGCGTTGCCACATTTTCCATACCCGGCACGCCCGGCATTCCCGGCACCGTGACGGCCGACACACTGCTGCTTTCTTACAACAATGCGGACGCCGCGCGGCAATGCTTTGCCGCGCACGGCAAAAATATTGCCGCCGTCATTGTGGAACCCGTAGCCGCCAATATGGGTCTTGTGCCGCCTGTGGCGGGCTTTCTTGAAACCCTGCGCGATATTACAGCGACATATGGCGCAATCCTAATTTTTGACGAAGTGATCACCGGTTTTCGCGCAGCTTACGGCGGCGCGCAAACACGTTTCGCCATTGATCCGGATTTGACAGTGCTCGGTAAAATCATCGGCGGCGGCCTGCCTGTGGGAGCGTTCGGCGGCAAAAAATGCTATATGAAACAGGTGGCACCGGGGGGCAAGGTGTATCAGGCAGGCACGCTCTCCGGCAACCCTTTGGCCATGGCAGCCGGTCTCGCCACACTGCGCATGCTTAAAACCCTTGATTACAACGCCCTTGAAAAACGCACCCGCGACTTTGCCGGAGAACTCGGACACATTTTACGGGCAAAAGGTGTCCCCGCGCAAACGCCGTCACTGGCTTCCATGTTCGGCATTTTTTTTCGCGATGGAGAAATCCGCGATTTCAACGACGCTGAACAATGCGATCAGCAACTCTTTACCATGTTTTATAAGCAGATGCGCGCACAAGGCATTTACCTTGCCCCGTCAGCGTTCGAAACCGGCATGGTGTCCTTTGCCCACAGTGAAGACGATTTTGCCGCCGCCCTTGATGCGGCGCGTTTTGTCAAGTTTGATTAA
- a CDS encoding N-acetylneuraminate synthase family protein encodes MKLTDIFNCPKPEITIPRPCVIAEAGVNHEGSMSIAERLVAEAAEGGADAIKFQTYKAATLASRDSPAYWDTSREPTKSQYELFKKYDSFWKNEFEALKRCCDTAGIAFLSTPFDVESARFLNDLMEVFKISSSDITNKPFIRILCDFNKPILLSTGAADLHEIAEAVEWIEAKGNRLALLHCVLNYPTADENAALGMISALKQHFPQHVIGYSDHTLPGDMHILESAVLMGARVLEKHFTHDKTLPGNDHYHAMDKADLKHFYARLEKTLVSIGEFTLRALPEEEPARRNARRSLVTACAIKAGRMLRPEDLTWKRPAHGISPRHYEEALAMRARRDLSEDTVLGWSDLDKA; translated from the coding sequence ATGAAACTCACAGATATTTTCAATTGTCCGAAGCCGGAAATAACCATTCCGCGCCCTTGCGTCATTGCCGAAGCCGGTGTGAACCACGAAGGCAGCATGTCCATTGCAGAACGACTTGTCGCCGAGGCGGCGGAAGGTGGTGCCGACGCCATCAAATTTCAGACATACAAGGCCGCCACGCTGGCCTCCAGAGATTCGCCGGCCTACTGGGACACAAGCAGGGAACCCACAAAAAGCCAGTATGAGCTTTTTAAAAAATATGATTCCTTCTGGAAAAACGAGTTTGAGGCTCTGAAAAGATGCTGCGACACGGCGGGCATAGCCTTTCTCTCCACGCCATTTGACGTGGAATCAGCGCGTTTTCTCAACGATCTCATGGAAGTGTTTAAAATTTCTTCTTCCGACATAACCAACAAGCCTTTTATTCGCATTCTTTGCGACTTCAACAAGCCCATTCTGCTTTCTACCGGCGCCGCAGACCTGCATGAAATAGCCGAAGCTGTGGAATGGATAGAAGCAAAAGGCAACAGACTGGCACTGCTGCACTGTGTTTTAAACTACCCCACGGCAGATGAAAATGCGGCGCTCGGCATGATCTCCGCGCTTAAACAGCATTTTCCGCAACATGTCATCGGCTATTCCGACCACACCCTGCCTGGGGATATGCACATACTTGAAAGCGCCGTCCTGATGGGTGCGCGCGTGCTGGAGAAACACTTCACTCACGACAAAACGCTGCCCGGCAATGACCATTATCACGCCATGGACAAGGCAGATCTGAAACATTTTTATGCCCGTCTCGAAAAAACCCTCGTCAGTATAGGCGAATTTACCCTGCGGGCCCTGCCGGAGGAAGAACCGGCGCGACGCAACGCCCGACGATCACTTGTGACGGCGTGCGCCATCAAGGCCGGCCGGATGCTGCGTCCTGAAGATTTGACCTGGAAACGCCCGGCCCACGGCATTTCGCCGCGTCATTACGAAGAGGCGCTTGCCATGCGCGCCCGGCGCGATTTGTCGGAAGACACGGTGCTTGGCTGGTCTGATCTGGACAAAGCGTAA
- a CDS encoding LIC12162 family transferase, which yields MAGLIWTKRKRDMEATLILGRMPEGAQPEHFRAAGPWCFAGREKLFPGWENSFQFAPEPLCDVNILAQTAREACAIFADNLPALAARLCPHSAALPDAYWETLLAPWGVDVARQIADRWQRVKAMTGTWGDLPLRVPLLPENCAFRFAGEHDFTLYGSLGISFNHWLFSRLLEACWPTAWRRKYLPPVNKVYGNSVPPALKERVKHWARRILLRLPFPRLKGVSLWQSLRFSLALAHTSRGQDSSLPLAATFGAAATGADAHLPLDPLPIFWAALPEAFTRLEHPRALRKSRTAPRLRVASVLAYEDTIYRQKLAVWRGRGNRLMYVQHGSGYGQMRVACLSAVVEYSQHAFATWGWNEHAGCRGNFISLPYPQVARIAGRWKGTGGKSLLFVGTEMPLFAYRLDSWPTPLQLLRYRNDKARFFTVLKKDLHPRALYRPYFPVPGTLKDADWLLPRFPRVRLCTGPLTRQMLRCRVLVIDHPGTTMLESLAADAPTVLYWSRDVWPQTSEHEELLGVLAEAGILHAGPEEAAAKVNSVFDDAPDWWKGETVQAARRQYCARYAMTVAGSENDCWVNTLTKL from the coding sequence TTGGCTGGTCTGATCTGGACAAAGCGTAAACGTGACATGGAAGCCACGCTGATTCTGGGACGCATGCCGGAAGGAGCCCAGCCGGAACATTTCCGGGCAGCCGGTCCCTGGTGTTTTGCCGGTCGGGAAAAACTGTTCCCCGGCTGGGAAAACAGTTTTCAGTTCGCGCCGGAACCGTTGTGCGACGTCAATATTCTCGCGCAGACCGCCAGAGAGGCCTGCGCCATCTTTGCCGACAACCTGCCCGCTCTTGCCGCCCGGCTTTGTCCGCACAGCGCGGCATTACCGGACGCCTACTGGGAAACCCTGCTCGCGCCCTGGGGCGTTGACGTGGCCCGGCAGATAGCCGATCGCTGGCAACGCGTCAAGGCCATGACAGGGACTTGGGGTGACTTGCCCCTGCGTGTGCCCCTGTTGCCGGAAAACTGTGCCTTTCGCTTTGCCGGCGAACATGATTTTACCCTATACGGTTCGTTGGGCATTTCTTTCAATCATTGGCTTTTCTCCCGTCTGCTGGAGGCTTGCTGGCCCACTGCCTGGCGTAGGAAATATTTGCCTCCTGTCAACAAGGTGTATGGAAATTCCGTTCCGCCGGCTTTGAAGGAGCGCGTCAAACACTGGGCGAGACGGATTCTGTTGCGTCTGCCTTTCCCGCGTCTCAAAGGCGTGAGCCTGTGGCAGAGTTTGCGCTTTTCGCTCGCGCTTGCGCACACAAGCCGGGGGCAAGACAGCTCCCTGCCGCTGGCCGCCACATTCGGTGCCGCCGCCACAGGCGCAGATGCGCATTTGCCGCTGGACCCCCTGCCGATTTTTTGGGCGGCGCTGCCGGAAGCATTCACGCGTCTTGAGCACCCGCGCGCATTACGCAAAAGCCGCACAGCCCCCCGCCTGCGCGTCGCCAGCGTTCTGGCTTATGAAGATACGATCTACCGGCAAAAATTGGCCGTCTGGCGCGGGCGCGGCAACCGCCTGATGTATGTGCAGCACGGCAGCGGCTATGGACAGATGCGCGTTGCCTGCCTCAGCGCCGTGGTGGAATACAGCCAGCACGCCTTTGCCACCTGGGGCTGGAATGAACACGCCGGGTGCAGGGGCAACTTCATCAGCCTGCCTTATCCGCAGGTCGCCCGGATTGCTGGGCGCTGGAAGGGCACAGGGGGGAAGAGTCTGCTTTTTGTGGGCACGGAAATGCCCTTGTTTGCCTACCGGTTGGACAGCTGGCCGACTCCATTGCAACTGCTGCGCTACCGCAACGACAAAGCGCGTTTTTTCACAGTCCTGAAGAAAGATTTGCATCCACGCGCTCTGTATCGCCCTTATTTCCCCGTGCCGGGAACCCTCAAAGACGCGGACTGGCTGTTGCCGCGTTTTCCGCGCGTGCGGCTCTGCACAGGTCCGCTCACGCGGCAGATGCTGCGCTGCCGCGTGCTTGTCATTGACCACCCCGGCACCACCATGCTGGAATCTCTGGCTGCTGACGCACCTACAGTTTTGTACTGGTCGCGCGATGTCTGGCCGCAGACGTCGGAACACGAGGAACTGCTGGGCGTTCTGGCAGAGGCCGGCATTCTGCACGCCGGTCCGGAAGAAGCCGCGGCCAAAGTCAACAGCGTTTTTGACGACGCGCCGGACTGGTGGAAGGGCGAAACCGTGCAGGCCGCCCGGCGGCAGTATTGCGCACGATATGCCATGACGGTCGCGGGCAGTGAAAATGACTGTTGGGTAAACACACTGACAAAGCTATGA
- a CDS encoding tetratricopeptide repeat protein, with amino-acid sequence MTKISKFFEAALFAAWFCLFCEPAISRADDNGPLREAQQAIDREDYTTAASLLKASADDGNAEALYVLGLLFLEGKGVQKNEQHAVQLFRLGAEKGDTSARYAFGAALASGVGIRRNYKEAARWLHKAAEQGHAMAQHSLGYLYAHGRGVTRDENAAVDWHSRAANQGIAQAQYSLGWIYLNSKGENQSDTKAAHWFARAAEQEHVKAQNNLAYMYAEGRGYPQDAAKAVQWYARAAEQGSAEAQYNLGFMYEQGRGVSQDYNKAVEFYRKAAAQNEPAAQYSLGVMYEQGTGVPCNLSEASRWYRLAAQNGDQDAKAVLRAQTKMLRESGANVPDDNRNSQKKRRRQQ; translated from the coding sequence ATGACAAAGATATCAAAATTTTTTGAAGCGGCGCTGTTTGCTGCATGGTTTTGTCTTTTTTGCGAACCAGCAATCAGCCGCGCGGACGACAATGGCCCGCTACGCGAAGCCCAGCAGGCCATTGACAGGGAAGACTACACCACCGCGGCATCCTTGCTCAAGGCGTCCGCGGATGACGGCAATGCGGAAGCCCTCTATGTGCTCGGGCTCTTATTTCTTGAAGGCAAAGGCGTTCAAAAGAATGAGCAGCATGCCGTGCAACTGTTTCGTCTGGGGGCGGAAAAAGGCGATACCAGCGCCCGGTATGCTTTCGGTGCGGCTTTGGCCTCCGGCGTCGGCATACGCCGCAATTATAAAGAGGCGGCGCGCTGGCTGCACAAAGCCGCAGAACAGGGGCACGCCATGGCACAGCACAGTCTTGGATATCTTTATGCTCACGGCCGCGGAGTGACCAGGGATGAAAACGCGGCTGTCGACTGGCACAGTCGCGCCGCCAATCAGGGCATTGCTCAGGCGCAATATTCTCTCGGCTGGATATATCTGAACAGCAAGGGCGAAAACCAGAGCGATACCAAAGCCGCGCACTGGTTTGCCAGAGCCGCCGAACAGGAACATGTCAAAGCCCAGAACAATCTGGCCTATATGTACGCTGAAGGGCGGGGATATCCTCAGGACGCGGCCAAGGCCGTGCAGTGGTATGCCAGGGCAGCTGAACAGGGTTCTGCAGAAGCGCAATACAATCTGGGCTTCATGTATGAACAGGGACGGGGCGTGTCGCAGGATTACAACAAGGCTGTGGAATTTTACCGCAAGGCGGCGGCCCAGAACGAGCCGGCGGCCCAGTACAGTCTTGGAGTCATGTATGAGCAGGGCACGGGCGTGCCCTGCAACCTGAGCGAAGCATCCCGCTGGTACCGTCTGGCGGCGCAGAACGGCGATCAGGACGCAAAGGCCGTTCTGCGCGCGCAAACCAAGATGTTGCGGGAATCCGGAGCAAACGTGCCGGACGACAACCGCAATTCTCAAAAAAAACGTCGACGTCAACAATAA
- the moaC gene encoding cyclic pyranopterin monophosphate synthase MoaC has protein sequence MTRHHFSHMDAQGNVTMVDVGEKPETRRKAVAEAVVDLAPATLELLKKSALPKGDALTCAKIGGIMAAKRTSDLIPLCHPVNLVFADINFEVHDNPPQVRVKAEIRATGVTGVEMEAIVAAQTAAAIIYDMCKAFQRDIVISRVRLLHKSGGESGEFIAPGWKK, from the coding sequence GTGACGCGGCATCATTTTTCGCATATGGACGCGCAGGGCAATGTGACCATGGTGGATGTGGGAGAGAAACCGGAGACCCGACGCAAGGCCGTTGCCGAAGCTGTGGTGGATCTCGCTCCGGCCACGCTGGAGCTGCTTAAAAAATCGGCACTGCCCAAGGGAGATGCGCTGACATGCGCCAAAATCGGCGGGATTATGGCGGCAAAACGCACGAGTGATCTCATACCCTTGTGTCATCCCGTGAATCTGGTGTTTGCCGACATAAATTTTGAAGTGCACGACAATCCGCCGCAGGTTCGCGTCAAGGCGGAAATCCGTGCCACAGGTGTTACAGGTGTGGAAATGGAGGCCATTGTCGCCGCGCAGACAGCCGCGGCGATTATCTATGATATGTGCAAGGCCTTTCAGCGCGACATAGTTATCAGCCGGGTGCGTCTGCTCCATAAAAGCGGGGGCGAAAGCGGGGAATTTATTGCGCCGGGATGGAAAAAGTGA
- the lgt gene encoding prolipoprotein diacylglyceryl transferase produces MEKVSFFPVDPVVFSLGGLHVRWYGLMYLFGFAAGWGLGRRRASRSVPAWPPTAVDDLLTCAMLGVIVGGRLGYVLFYDLVAYIREPWEILRLWNGGMSFHGGLLGVLLAFAWFARSRGKAFLAVSDFVAPLVPPGLFFGRIGNFINSELWGKVSDVPWAVVFPGGGPWPRHPSQLYEAFLEGLVLFVLLWAYSSRPRKTGAVSGLFAAGYGLARFCVEFVRVPDTQLGYLAFGWLTMGQILCLPLIGIGLWLLFRADKEM; encoded by the coding sequence ATGGAAAAAGTGAGTTTTTTCCCTGTTGATCCCGTCGTTTTTTCCTTGGGTGGTCTGCATGTGCGCTGGTACGGCCTCATGTATCTTTTCGGTTTTGCCGCCGGGTGGGGTCTGGGGCGTCGCCGCGCCTCCCGTTCTGTGCCGGCATGGCCGCCGACGGCTGTGGACGACTTGCTGACTTGCGCCATGTTGGGCGTTATTGTGGGCGGACGTCTGGGATATGTGCTTTTTTATGATCTTGTGGCGTATATCCGCGAGCCGTGGGAAATACTGCGTTTGTGGAATGGCGGCATGTCTTTTCATGGCGGGCTGCTGGGCGTGCTTCTGGCCTTTGCCTGGTTTGCGCGCAGCCGGGGGAAGGCGTTTCTGGCAGTCTCGGATTTTGTGGCCCCACTTGTGCCGCCGGGCTTGTTTTTCGGCCGGATCGGCAATTTTATCAACAGCGAGTTGTGGGGCAAGGTCAGCGATGTGCCCTGGGCAGTTGTTTTCCCAGGTGGAGGGCCTTGGCCGCGGCACCCTTCACAGTTGTATGAAGCCTTTCTGGAAGGCCTTGTGCTTTTTGTTCTGCTGTGGGCGTATTCTTCCAGGCCGCGTAAAACAGGTGCCGTATCGGGCCTGTTTGCCGCAGGTTACGGTCTGGCGCGTTTTTGTGTGGAATTTGTTCGCGTTCCGGACACCCAGTTGGGGTATCTGGCCTTTGGCTGGCTGACAATGGGGCAGATTCTCTGTCTTCCGCTGATCGGCATCGGCCTGTGGCTTCTGTTCCGGGCAGACAAAGAAATGTGA
- the bamA gene encoding outer membrane protein assembly factor BamA, whose protein sequence is MKKGISNALFKALCYMTFVCAMQTGLPTGALGAPDTVLILPFQANAGPEMPNAAHDVPQLIATQLEQHGLSAVPMNRAAALVSRTGGNINLAAARDMGRQAGASLVIYGSFNQLGDGFALDTRIVPVNEGGSVPAAFERGSLTALTECADAIADRAAGMLNATERPAEKGPAALIPMRTPNADGGIADVQIRGMKVMDPDIVLMRMTIRKGDKPDANAVNEEVKRIWDMGYFSDVQAGMEGNVLVFTVKEKPRIDNIMVEGSHNVDKDDVLAAMSTKTGSTLNEQLLSDDLQKITEMYRKEGYYLAKAAYRLEDRAGGQGAVLVISVTEGNKLYIKEVKIDGLKELKQSDMKDYMALRPHNLLSWFTGTGTLKEEYLERDTNAIAAFGLNEGFVDIQVAAPLVEYKPDGIHIAFNVQEGQRYAVRDVKFAGDVIDSEENMLDVIEMDNHQKSDKYFSLTVMQEDSKRLTDYYADYGYAFAEVDTRVIKADDGSPLLDVGYIITKKQKVFIRRLTVEGNVKTRDNVILREMRFGDGDMYEGAKLRRSTERLNHLRYFSAVDTELIPTGQDDEVDLKVKVKETNTGALMGGIGYSTYYDVGLTASIMERNLFGRGYWLQLQGFFSWRRTSGMLSFTNPRLYDTDLSVGNDLYYIHDYWDDFTKDTLGDTIRFAYPIGEYTSVGVSYRLERYDLYDVSDNSSPYISDYKGTNWTSAISGRILRDTTDFKERPTKGTIARLWAEYGGGGLGGTDNFVKAVADWQGFWSFNPQNTIHVRGRLGGVFQNTDEGVPVFERFWLGGMDTIRGYSYSDISPRDYRYGGEHVGGDRMGVFNLEYIWTFEKEIGLALVPFLDGGFNIDQKTMGANLHKYFVYSTGLELRWRSPMGDLRIAYGIPLSDDYDKERESGRLEFSMGQFF, encoded by the coding sequence ACTGTTCAAGGCTCTTTGTTACATGACCTTCGTGTGCGCCATGCAAACAGGTTTGCCGACCGGCGCCCTTGGCGCGCCGGATACAGTGCTGATTTTGCCCTTTCAGGCAAACGCCGGGCCGGAAATGCCCAACGCCGCGCATGACGTGCCGCAGTTGATCGCCACGCAACTGGAACAGCACGGCCTGTCAGCCGTCCCCATGAATCGCGCGGCCGCCCTGGTCTCGCGGACGGGTGGCAACATCAATCTGGCTGCCGCACGCGACATGGGTCGCCAAGCCGGGGCAAGCCTTGTCATTTACGGCAGCTTTAATCAGTTGGGTGACGGTTTTGCCTTGGACACGCGCATTGTTCCCGTTAATGAAGGCGGCTCCGTGCCGGCGGCTTTTGAACGCGGCTCGCTGACGGCGCTGACGGAATGTGCGGACGCTATAGCCGACCGCGCCGCGGGCATGCTCAACGCGACAGAACGGCCCGCGGAAAAAGGCCCTGCCGCGCTCATACCCATGAGAACGCCAAACGCGGACGGCGGCATTGCCGATGTGCAGATACGCGGCATGAAGGTTATGGACCCGGATATCGTGCTCATGCGCATGACTATCCGCAAGGGCGACAAGCCGGACGCCAACGCCGTCAATGAAGAAGTCAAACGCATATGGGACATGGGCTATTTCAGCGACGTGCAGGCCGGCATGGAAGGCAATGTGCTGGTTTTTACCGTGAAGGAAAAGCCGCGCATCGACAATATTATGGTGGAAGGTTCCCACAATGTGGACAAGGACGATGTGCTGGCCGCAATGTCCACCAAAACAGGCAGCACGCTCAACGAACAGTTGCTCTCAGACGATTTGCAAAAAATCACAGAAATGTACCGTAAAGAGGGCTATTACCTCGCCAAGGCCGCATACAGGCTAGAAGACCGCGCCGGTGGACAGGGCGCGGTGCTTGTCATTTCCGTCACAGAGGGCAACAAGCTCTATATCAAGGAAGTAAAGATCGACGGCCTCAAGGAGCTCAAGCAGAGCGACATGAAGGACTATATGGCCCTGCGTCCGCACAATCTCTTGTCCTGGTTCACCGGCACGGGAACCCTCAAGGAAGAATACCTGGAGCGCGACACAAACGCCATTGCCGCCTTTGGTCTGAACGAAGGCTTTGTGGATATACAGGTTGCCGCCCCGTTGGTGGAATACAAGCCGGACGGCATACACATTGCCTTCAACGTGCAGGAAGGACAGCGCTACGCTGTCCGAGACGTCAAATTTGCCGGCGATGTCATAGACAGCGAAGAGAATATGCTCGACGTGATCGAAATGGACAATCACCAAAAGTCGGACAAATATTTCTCCCTGACCGTCATGCAGGAAGATTCCAAACGCCTGACGGACTATTACGCCGATTACGGCTACGCTTTCGCCGAAGTGGACACGAGGGTGATCAAAGCCGACGACGGCTCCCCACTGCTGGACGTGGGCTACATCATCACAAAAAAACAAAAGGTGTTTATCCGTCGTCTCACGGTGGAAGGCAATGTAAAAACGCGCGACAACGTCATTCTGCGTGAAATGCGCTTCGGCGACGGCGACATGTATGAAGGCGCGAAGCTGCGCCGTTCCACCGAGCGCCTGAACCACCTGCGCTACTTCTCCGCGGTGGATACGGAACTCATCCCCACCGGCCAGGACGACGAGGTGGATTTGAAGGTCAAAGTCAAGGAAACGAACACCGGTGCGCTTATGGGCGGCATCGGATACTCCACCTACTACGACGTCGGCCTCACCGCTTCCATTATGGAACGCAACCTCTTCGGCCGCGGCTACTGGCTGCAGCTCCAGGGCTTCTTCTCCTGGCGGCGCACATCCGGCATGCTTTCGTTCACCAACCCGCGCCTCTATGACACAGACCTCTCCGTCGGCAACGACCTCTATTACATCCACGACTACTGGGACGACTTCACCAAGGATACTCTGGGAGACACTATACGCTTTGCCTACCCCATCGGCGAATACACCTCCGTCGGCGTCAGCTACCGCCTGGAACGCTATGACCTGTATGACGTGTCCGACAATTCCTCGCCCTACATCTCCGACTACAAGGGCACAAACTGGACAAGCGCCATCTCGGGCCGCATCCTGCGTGACACGACGGACTTCAAGGAACGCCCGACAAAGGGCACCATTGCCCGACTCTGGGCGGAATACGGCGGCGGCGGCCTCGGCGGCACAGACAACTTCGTCAAGGCTGTGGCGGACTGGCAGGGGTTCTGGTCGTTCAATCCGCAAAACACCATCCATGTGCGGGGCCGGCTGGGCGGCGTGTTTCAGAACACCGATGAGGGGGTGCCGGTATTTGAACGCTTCTGGCTTGGCGGCATGGACACCATACGCGGTTACTCCTACTCCGACATTTCGCCGCGCGACTACAGATACGGCGGCGAACACGTCGGCGGCGACCGCATGGGCGTCTTCAATCTGGAGTATATCTGGACCTTTGAAAAAGAAATCGGACTCGCGCTTGTGCCCTTTCTTGACGGCGGCTTCAATATCGACCAGAAAACCATGGGAGCGAATTTGCACAAGTATTTCGTGTACTCCACAGGCCTGGAACTGCGCTGGCGTTCGCCCATGGGCGATCTGCGCATCGCTTACGGCATTCCGCTGTCCGATGATTATGACAAGGAGAGGGAATCGGGACGACTTGAGTTCAGCATGGGCCAGTTCTTTTAG